The DNA sequence GGGCCTGTTCGCGAAGCTCGCCTTCCCCCGCGTGCGGGAGAACTTCAAGAACCTGGACTCCATCACCTACGAGCCCTCGCAGGTGCAGGGCAACGAGGCCACGGTGGACTCCACCGTCTTCATCAAGCACCCGCTGAAGACGCAGGAGATGAAGCTGAAGTACCGCCTGGTGAAGGAGGCGAGCGCGTGGAAGGTGGTGGACGTGACGGTGCTCGGCTCGTCCATGCTCCAGGACATCCGCGACACGCAGGTGCAGCCGCTGCTCCAGCAGGGCGGGTGGGACCTGCTGCTGGGCCGCATGCGCCAGGAGCTGGCGAAGAAGTAGCCGCCGTCCCCCCTGTCGGCGGCCAGGCCACCGGGCCATCGGTCGTCGGAGGGGTTCCGAGGGGGCGAAGCCTGACGTAGGCTCGCCCCTTCCCGCTGACTTCGGCCGATGAACGTCCCCCTCCCCGTCGCCCAGTCCACGCCGTCGCGCGTCCCTCATGGCCCCTCCGAAAGGGAGGTGGACGCCTTCTGCGTCCAGTACGCGCCCCGGGCCCCGGGACACCCAGCGGTGCGGGACCTGTACCGGCTCCTGCGCGACCTCCCCGAGGACGGCCTGGAGTCGCGGCTGGACTGGGTGGAGCGGTGGGTGGAGTGGCTGCGCGAGCGCATCCCCGCCCACGACCTGGTGGAGGACGCCTCGGGCCTCAAGCCCTCCGCGCCGGACTCCCGGCTGGCCTTGATGGTGCGCGTGCTCGAGGGCGAGCCCGCGCTGCGCGCCAGCCTCACGCAGCTGGTGGCCGCCGTCTGCGAGGGCAGCCGGGGCCTGAAGCTGTTCTCCCAGGTGGGCCTGCCCGCGGGCCAGGGCTTCCTGGCCGAGGCCTCCGACCGGCTGGCCCGCACGCTGCTGCCGTCCCCTCCGGACCCCACGAAGCTGTCGGAGCTGCTGCCCCGCCTGTTCCCCTCTCCCGAGGACGCGGCCTGGCTGGCCGCGCTGTCGCCCGCGCTGCTGGCGAAGCTGGCCTCGCTCGTCGGGGAGCCGCGCCCCCCGGCCGTCCTCCCCGCCCTGCGCGTGCGGGCGGACCTGCTCGACGC is a window from the Myxococcus stipitatus genome containing:
- a CDS encoding ABC transporter substrate-binding protein yields the protein MNARFRTLSLLAALCLAVPALAAPKEDAVAKPVKTVVQSVRYERDAAALKHFGGEEQGKFLLGDSWDKGTDAQRKEFVSLFQGLFAKLAFPRVRENFKNLDSITYEPSQVQGNEATVDSTVFIKHPLKTQEMKLKYRLVKEASAWKVVDVTVLGSSMLQDIRDTQVQPLLQQGGWDLLLGRMRQELAKK